Sequence from the Fusobacterium perfoetens genome:
TTTTTTACAAAAAATTTCAAGTAATATTGACTTATTTTAATATTACAAAGTATAATAAAAAAACAAAGAGCAGTCATATCTTAAAAAGGGGAGGGATTTTTATGAATAATGATTTTGGGCTATCATTAAAAGCTGCTTTTAAAAGAGAAGAACTTAAAGAATTTACAAAAACAGTAACTGAAGAATTTGAAAATTTCTTAAAAAAATATAATGTAAATACAGCTGATGAAAAAAATCCAACTATTATACTATACAAAGAAAACTTAAAGATTAAAGACAGACTTTATGATAAAAGTTATAAAACTGTAAGAGATCTTACAAAAGCTGAAGGAAAACTTGAACTTATTAGAAAATACATAGAAATTATGGAAAAAGAAAATATAGAGAAATAATTTGCAGAGAGGGCAGTTATGTCCTCTTTTTGTTGTACAAAATCAAGGGAGTAAATTATGACAAAACAAGAAATAGAATTCAGAGAAGGAAAACTTCTTCCAATGTTAATAAAATTTTCTATTCCTTCCACAATATCAGCACTTACTATAATTATCTACAATGTAACAGACAGATACTTTATAGGTCAGGCTGTTGGAAGAAATGGAATAGGTGCTATAGCTGTAATTTTTCCTATTATTCTTTTATTTAATGCAACAGCTATGCTTTTTAGTATTGGTGGAGCTGCTCTTGCTGGAATAAAAATGGGACGGGAAGATATTTCTGGAGCAAGAAAAGTTTTAGGAGCTTCAATGTTTGCTGTAATTGCACTTGGAGCTTTTTATACATTTATTGGAATGATTTTTCAAATTCCAATAATTAAATTTATGGGAGCTGGAGAAAATAATCTGAAATATGCTGTTGAGTATAATATGTATTTTTTTCCTTCAATAATTTTTCAGCTTATTTTTAACTCTTTTTGTGCTTTTGTTCGTCTTGAAGGCAATCCTATTATGTCCATGATTATAAATCTATCCTCTGCTTTCGCTAATATGATTTTAGACTATCTTTTGGTTATGGTTATACCTTTAGGAATGAAAGGAGCTGCAATTGCTACTTCTATAGCAAATATAATTCCAGCCATCCTTCTTATTATATATTTTTCAAAAAGTAAACTTTTAAAACTTGAACGAAAATATATAAAATTTAATTGGAAAATATTAAAAGGAATATCATCTATAGGAATTTCTGCTTTTTTAAATCAATTTTTTAATGGTCTATATGTATATGTTCTAAATATTCAACTTGTTCGTTATGGTGGAGAAATAGCTCTTGCTGCAATGGGAATAATGTCTATTTTAAGAAACTTTATAAATACAAGTTATGTAGGACTTAACCAAGGACGGCAGCCTATTCTTTCATATAACTGGGGAGCAAGAAATTATAAAAGAGTAAAAGATACATTTTATGCCTCTGTTTCTATTACAGCAATAGCTTCTGTAATCCTTGTAAGCTTTATTGTTTTTAAAGCACCATTTATGGCTGGATTTTTTGTAAAAAATGATCCAGAACTTATACAGTATACTGTTAAAGGAATTCATGTACATCTTGGAATGATGATAAGTACAGCTGTCTATCTTTCATGTACAAACTATTTTCAAGCAGTAGGAAAAGGATATATAACATCAAGGTTTATTTTTTTAAGATTAATGATATTATCAATACCACTTGCATTTATTCTTCCTCTAAAATTAGGAGTAGCAGGAGCACTTTTAAGTTTTCCTATAGCTGATACAACAGCTGCAATAATTGCAGTTTATGTTATGAAAAAAGAAATTAAAAATCTTAATTATAGACAAACTATAGAAGAAGAAAAAAAGAAAAGAGGAATAAGAAGATAGATTCTTTGTAAAAAAATCATTAAATAATAAGCAAAAAGAGGTTAAAAAATTTTAACCTCTTTTTTATATTAATAATTATAAAACATTGTAATAAACAAGGGCAGAATAAATTCCATCCTCATCTACATCTTTTGTAACATAAAGAGCAGCTTCTTTTACATTCTCCCCTGCATTTCCCATTGCAATTCCATATTTTACAGATTGAAGCATTTCAATATCATTTCCTCCATCTCCAAAAGCCATAACTTCTTCTTCTGAGATTTTAAGATACTTAAGCATTGCTTTTATCCCTTCTCCTTTTCCTCCATTTTCAGGAATTACATCAATAAAAAGAGAATTCCATCTTACACCTCTGCATCCGGGCATATTTTCAAAAAATTCTTTTTCTTCATTTTCTTTTACATATGCACATAGCTGGTATGTTTTTTTACTCTCAGCACGAGAAGAATCTTCTAAAGGAAAATTTGAAACTGTATTTCCAAGAAATTTTCTAAGTTCAATTACTCTGTCATTAATTAAGTTTGAATATGTATAATCAATCTCTAAAAATTCACAAGCAATTTTATTTTTCTCCATATAAGGAAGAATTGATTTAAAAGATTCCATAGGAAGAGGTTCATCACGGATTATTTTATTATCTATAAGGCAGTATTGTCCATTAAGCATAACATATCCATCAAATTCAAAATCTAATATATGTCTTATGCTAGGAATAGCAAAGGGAGATCTTCCTGTTGCAATAAAAAGTTTCACTCCCTTTTTTCTTAATTCATTTAATGCTTTTCTTGTGCTCTCAGGCATTTTATGAGTTTTAAAGCTTATAAGTGTTCCATCAATATCAAAAAAAATAGATTTTACCATAAAATTCTCCTTAAAAATTTTTTCAAAATAAGTATAACATTAAATATACATTTTTATCAATATATTAAAACCGCTCTCTGAAAAATCTCAGAGAGCAGTTTTAGTTGTGTGTATATATTTTAATTTACTTTGAGGACAAAATCAATAAATTATTCTGTAACAGGTTTTTTAATATAACCTAAAATTAATGCAGTTACAACTGAACCTATTGCAATTGCTATTAAATACATTACTGGGTGAGTAACTACTGGAATTACGAATAATCCTCCATGAGGTGCTGGAAGCTGAACTTTAAAGAACATTGAAAGTCCTCCGGCTATTCCTGCTCCTATTATTGAAGCTGGAATTACTCTTGCAGGGTCAGCTGCAGCAAATGGAATTGCTCCTTCTGTAATAAATGAAAGTCCCATGATGTAACAAGTTTTTCCTGCATCTCTTTCATCTTTTGTAAATTTATTTTTAAAGAATGTTGTTGCAAGTGCTATTCCTAAAGGTGGAACCATTCCTCCTGCCATTACTGCTGCATGAGGTGCATAATCTCCTGCTGTTATCATCATAATTCCAAATGTAAACGCAGCTTTATTAATTGGACCTCCCATATCTGTTGCCATCATAGCTGCAAGTACAATTCCAAGAAGAACAAGGTTTCCTGTTCCAAGTGATTTTAAGAATTCTGTAACACCACTGTTAAGTGCTGCAATAGGATCAACTATGAAACCATACATTAAAGCACCTGTAATAAATATTCCAAATAAAGGATAAAGAAGAACTGGTTTTAATCCTTCAAAACTTTCAGGAAGTTTATTAAATATTTTTTTAAGGAAAACTACTGCATATCCTCCTAAGAATCCTCCTATAAGACCTCCTAAGAATCCTCCACCATTATTAAGAGAAATTAATCCTCCAACCATTGCAGGAGCAAATCCAGGTCTGTCTGCAATACTCATACCAATAAATCCTGCCATAACTGGAACCATAAGGAAGAAAGCATTTCCTCCACCTATATCATTAAGCAGTTTTGCTATAGGACTGTAACTTGGATCACTTGGATTAGAAGCATTTATTCCAAACATAAATGAAAGAGCAATAAGTATTCCTCCACCTACAACGAATGGAAGCATATTAGAAACACCAGACATTAGATGTTTATAAAATCCTGTTTTTTCTTTTTTACTAGAAGCTCCTGAAGATTTTCCATCAGCTTTGTATATAGGAGCTGTTTTATTTAAAGCATTTTTTATTAATCCTTCAGGATTTTTTATTCCTTCTTTAACAGGAACTATTTCAACATTTTTCCCGTCAAATCTTGTCATTTCAACATTTTTATCTGCAGCAACTATAATTCCTTTTGCATTCTTTATTTCTTCATCTGTAAGCATATTTTTTACACCTGTAGAACCATTAGTTTCTACTTTTATTTTTACACCCATTTCTTTAGCTTTTTTAATAAGAGCATCAGCTGCCATATAAGTATGAGCTATTCCTGTAGGGCATGCTGTTACAGCAAGAACATCGTAAGAATCATTTGAATTTTCTACTGCTTCTTTTTCTTCTTTAGCCTGACTTAAAATTTCTAACACTTCTTTTGCAGATGTTACATTTAAAAGTTTTTCTCTTATAGTATCATCTAAAAGCATTGTAGTAAGTTTTGATAAAACTTCTATATGTGTATCTGAAGCAT
This genomic interval carries:
- a CDS encoding MATE family efflux transporter, with translation MTKQEIEFREGKLLPMLIKFSIPSTISALTIIIYNVTDRYFIGQAVGRNGIGAIAVIFPIILLFNATAMLFSIGGAALAGIKMGREDISGARKVLGASMFAVIALGAFYTFIGMIFQIPIIKFMGAGENNLKYAVEYNMYFFPSIIFQLIFNSFCAFVRLEGNPIMSMIINLSSAFANMILDYLLVMVIPLGMKGAAIATSIANIIPAILLIIYFSKSKLLKLERKYIKFNWKILKGISSIGISAFLNQFFNGLYVYVLNIQLVRYGGEIALAAMGIMSILRNFINTSYVGLNQGRQPILSYNWGARNYKRVKDTFYASVSITAIASVILVSFIVFKAPFMAGFFVKNDPELIQYTVKGIHVHLGMMISTAVYLSCTNYFQAVGKGYITSRFIFLRLMILSIPLAFILPLKLGVAGALLSFPIADTTAAIIAVYVMKKEIKNLNYRQTIEEEKKKRGIRR
- a CDS encoding Cof-type HAD-IIB family hydrolase; translation: MVKSIFFDIDGTLISFKTHKMPESTRKALNELRKKGVKLFIATGRSPFAIPSIRHILDFEFDGYVMLNGQYCLIDNKIIRDEPLPMESFKSILPYMEKNKIACEFLEIDYTYSNLINDRVIELRKFLGNTVSNFPLEDSSRAESKKTYQLCAYVKENEEKEFFENMPGCRGVRWNSLFIDVIPENGGKGEGIKAMLKYLKISEEEVMAFGDGGNDIEMLQSVKYGIAMGNAGENVKEAALYVTKDVDEDGIYSALVYYNVL
- a CDS encoding PTS fructose transporter subunit IIABC — translated: MLNKMLTEDCINLNLKGKTKSEIIDEMVDLLYSAGKLNDKEEYKKEILKREAQSSTGLEEGIAIPHAKTSAVKIPSIAFGLSKEGVDYESLDGEPSKLFFMIAAPANASDTHIEVLSKLTTMLLDDTIREKLLNVTSAKEVLEILSQAKEEKEAVENSNDSYDVLAVTACPTGIAHTYMAADALIKKAKEMGVKIKVETNGSTGVKNMLTDEEIKNAKGIIVAADKNVEMTRFDGKNVEIVPVKEGIKNPEGLIKNALNKTAPIYKADGKSSGASSKKEKTGFYKHLMSGVSNMLPFVVGGGILIALSFMFGINASNPSDPSYSPIAKLLNDIGGGNAFFLMVPVMAGFIGMSIADRPGFAPAMVGGLISLNNGGGFLGGLIGGFLGGYAVVFLKKIFNKLPESFEGLKPVLLYPLFGIFITGALMYGFIVDPIAALNSGVTEFLKSLGTGNLVLLGIVLAAMMATDMGGPINKAAFTFGIMMITAGDYAPHAAVMAGGMVPPLGIALATTFFKNKFTKDERDAGKTCYIMGLSFITEGAIPFAAADPARVIPASIIGAGIAGGLSMFFKVQLPAPHGGLFVIPVVTHPVMYLIAIAIGSVVTALILGYIKKPVTE